Proteins encoded within one genomic window of Episyrphus balteatus chromosome 1, idEpiBalt1.1, whole genome shotgun sequence:
- the LOC129912678 gene encoding uncharacterized protein LOC129912678 — translation MIDMREFWHEFVKQDRQINEAIIISKAECENAYIKKQQFDEIEIKYDEYMGELEDGINRTATDTNPNSTVLAEPQFKYTQLPKITLPKFDGDYNSWRSFSDLFTSLIHDNNQLQPVQKLHYLKGCLSGDAEKLLKHTPITNQDYEPAWSKLKKRYENTRTLANFHLKTLVNQIKITAESGKSLKMLVDTTEECLQQLKALKIDTSQWDALLIFLIVQKLPFVTLRLWEEELGDNQELPKYSTFLAFLNKRIRVLESIGSTIGAKPSTTNIKRENIQTYHTVVNSHCPACNEKHYVGTCKTYLNMDVPTRKKIIKASNRCLNCFSNKHSHAKCRNKFKCKQCHQSHHTTLHFDESSSKDSNTERVNSNDAERTNTFLSMENCNALLPTALATACDRNGRSTILRCLIDTGSQTSFITEKACQRMQIRGTPTSIQIHGLSKNQTACSKQRVQLRLKSTKNNHTAVEVKMFVLETITDLLPAKETSSQVLKHFKNLELADPTFWKPNPVDILLGADVYGHIIREGIRYAPGRSVVAINTIFGWIILGNNFISPNVSVKTFIATTNPINELGFLLQKFWEMEEVQTFNTQTPEDQKCEELYKANYERLPNNQYMVKLPFTDPNGPSLGSSRELALRRYEYLQRKLSKNAQLKREYEACLDEYITMGHMEECEPPKPNEPHYYIPHHAVFKQSTTTKLRVVFDASAKTTNGKSLNEQLLIGPTIQPKLFSTVLNWRKHKVVITADVEKMYRMIWMHPEHRTFQRILWRDPETKMLKDYQLKTVTFGVSPAQFLSVRTVQQAALDEQETYPLAVKATSSEFYVDDLLSGAETIDECLELQRQLRDMLSKSGFKLRKWASNRVEVISHLPTEDKELQGSLELQETESVKTLGIRWYPAEDYFTFNVQGLSDTQAKTKRIILSEIASLYDPVGWISPIIITAKILIQTLWIGGYSWDSKVSQDITQQWYDFKEDLKNLNKLKIPRWIGISKTNQTNQIHGFCDASIKAYAAVLYIRTQDENGNIKVNLLTAKSKVAPVKPITLPRLELNGALLLAKLIKATIQDMQLETFPVFLWTDATIVLQWIREHPSKWKTYVANRVAEIQDVTPTEYWHHVPTKDNPADLASRGITTRQILDCDLWWHGPEWLSQNQTQWPRNPIQLEGTTLEAKAPSINTLLSTSSSDWLPKYSSYTKLVRVIATVLRFVENCRDRENKRTSPLSVKELNESSTLILKMVQISAFKSELDIFKAEKPLSKKSQLITLSPFLDGNGLIRVRGRLENADVPYDMKHPIILPRDHHVCNLIIDKAHKETLHGGTSLVLNTLRNNFWILDGKRVVTREIHKCVICAKHRAATTQQLMGALPAPRVNLTRPFTHVGIDYAGPIQLKMSTHRNAKHYKGYFCIFVCMATKAIHIEVVSDLTSMAFIAALKRFVSRRGLCSDIYSDCGTNFKGGKVKLDRDLEQAIKEAAPNIANYLSTLNINWHFNPPAAPHHGGLWEAGVKSIKYHLRRVLGTTVCTFEELATLLAQIEACLNSRPLCALRNDIDDLAVLTPGHFLIGQALNAIPEPDLTASNSSFNQRWKHVQQMNQHFWKRWSTEYLNRLQQRPKWLTNEQSLKVGDVVLIKDENTPPTAWPLGIIQMIHPGKDGLVRVVTVRTRFSTCQRPIVKICRLPIDQVETITTT, via the coding sequence atgatcgATATGCGTGAGTTTTGGCATGAATTCGTTAAACAAGATCGACAAATAAATGAAGCCATCATCATATCAAAGGCTGAGTGCGAGAATGCTTATATAAAAAAGCAACAATTCGATGAAATCGAAATCAAATACGATGAGTATATGGGCGAGCTTGAAGATGGTATCAATAGAACAGCTACAGATACCAACCCAAATTCAACGGTTTTAGCAGAACCTCAGTTCAAATATACTCAATTGCCAAAAATTACATTGCCAAAATTCGATGGTGATTATAATTCATGGAGATCATTTTCCGATTTATTCACATCATTAATTCATGATAACAACCAGCTGCAACCGGTACAAAAACTCCATTATTTAAAGGGATGTCTTAGTGGTGATgcggaaaaattattaaaacatacTCCCATCACTAATCAAGATTATGAACCGGCTTGGAGTAAATTAAAAAAGCGATATGAAAATACTAGAACTTTAGCAAATTTTCACCTCAAGACCCTAGTCAACCAAATCAAAATTACTGCTGAATCGGGAAAGAGCCTAAAAATGTTAGTCGATACAACCGAAGAGTGCTTACAGCAGCTCAAGGCGTTGAAAATAGACACCAGTCAATGGGATGCAttgttgatatttttgatagttcaaaaattacCATTTGTGACATTGCGCCTCTGGGAAGAGGAATTGGGAGATAACCAAGAACTTCCAAAATACTCAacatttttagcatttttaaacaaaaggatTCGAGTATTGGAATCCATCGGTAGTACTATTGGTGCAAAACCAAGTACCACCAACATCAAAAGGGAAAACATTCAAACCTATCACACCGTCGTTAATTCTCATTGCCCAGCCTGCAACGAAAAACATTACGTCGGGACCtgtaaaacttatttaaatatgGATGTACCTAcacgcaaaaaaataattaaagcaTCGAATAGATGCCTTAACtgtttttcaaacaaacatTCGCACGCAAAGTGTCGAAATAAGTTTAAATGCAAACAATGTCATCAATCACATCACACTACACTTCATTTCGATGAGTCTTCATCAAAGGATTCAAATACTGAAAGGGTTAACAGTAATGATGCTGAAAGGACAAACACTTTCCTGTCAATGGAAAATTGTAATGCTCTATTGCCAACGGCGTTGGCAACAGCATGTGACCGCAATGGTCGTTCAACAATATTGCGATGCCTGATAGATACAGGATCGCAAACCTCATTCATCACAGAAAAAGCCTGTCAGAGGATGCAAATACGTGGAACACCCACATCAATACAAATTCACGGTCTAAGCAAAAACCAAACTGCATGTTCCAAACAAAGGGTGCAGTTAAGACTTAAATCTACTAAAAACAACCATACGGCGGTAGAAGTGAAAATGTTCGTATTAGAAACAATCACTGACCTACTGCCAGCTAAAGAAACATCAAGTCAAGTcttaaaacatttcaaaaatcttGAACTAGCGGATCCAACATTCTGGAAACCTAATCCAGTCGACATTTTACTTGGAGCTGATGTATATGGCCATATTATTCGCGAAGGCATACGCTACGCTCCAGGTAGATCCGTAGTCGCCATCAACACTATATTTGGATGGATAATATTAGGAAATAATTTTATCTCACCTAACGTTTCAGTAAAGACATTCATCGCAACTACAAACCCCATCAACGAACTCGGATTTCTACTTCAGAAATTCTGGGAGATGGAAGAAGTGCAAACCTTCAACACACAAACTCCAGAAGATCAAAAATGTGAGGAGTTATATAAAGCCAACTATGAACGGCTGCCAAATAATCAATATATGGTAAAATTACCATTCACAGATCCAAATGGACCAAGTCTAGGTTCCTCAAGGGAACTCGCGCTGAGGCGTTATGAATATTTACAAAGGAAACTATCCAAGAACGCACAACTTAAACGCGAGTATGAAGCCTGTTTGGATGAATATATAACCATGGGTCACATGGAAGAATGTGAACCACCCAAACCAAATGAACCACATTATTACATACCACATCATGCGGTTTTTAAACAAAGCACCACTACCAAACTACGGGTAGTTTTCGACGCATCTGCTAAAACTACAAATGGTAAATCACTGAACGAGCAATTATTGATCGGTCCAACCATACAACCGAAGTTATTCTCTACTGTTCTCAATTGGAGAAAACATAAGGTAGTGATCACAGCAGACGTTGAAAAAATGTATCGAATGATTTGGATGCACCCAGAACATCGCACGTTTCAGCGCATCCTATGGAGAGATCCAGAAACAAAAATGCTTAAAGATTATCAACTTAAGACCGTCACCTTTGGCGTGTCCCCTGCACAATTTTTATCCGTTCGCACAGTACAACAAGCAGCACTAGATGAACAAGAAACATATCCATTAGCAGTGAAGGCAACATCATCAGAATTTTACGTTGATGATTTACTGAGTGGAGCAGAAACCATCGATGAATGCCTGGAATTACAAAGGCAGTTACGAGATATGCTTAGTAAGAGTGGATTTAAACTCCGAAAGTGGGCAAGTAACCGAGTAGAAGTCATATCACACTTACCAACAGAAGATAAGGAGCTACAAGGTTCACTCGAACTACAAGAAACGGAATCTGTAAAAACTCTGGGAATTCGATGGTATCCTGCAGAAGACTACTTCACTTTTAATGTTCAAGGTTTATCAGATACGCAGGCCAAAACCAAACGTATCATACTCTCGGAAATAGCATCATTGTACGATCCAGTTGGATGGATCTCGCCTATCATCATAACAGCCAAAATACTTATTCAAACCCTTTGGATCGGCGGTTACTCTTGGGATAGCAAGGTTTCTCAAGATATCACACAACAATGGTACGATTTTAAAGaggatttaaaaaatctgaataaaCTAAAGATTCCGCGATGGATTGGTATATCGAAAACCAACCAAACAAACCAAATTCACGGATTTTGTGATGCTTCTATTAAAGCATATGCCGCAGTTCTATATATTCGAACCCAAGATGAAAATGGAAACATCAAGGTAAATTTATTAACTGCAAAATCCAAGGTTGCTCCAGTAAAACCAATAACTTTACCTCGTTTGGAATTAAACGGCGCATTGTTGCTAGCCAAACTTATAAAAGCTACGATTCAAGACATGCAACTTGAAACCTTTCCTGTATTTCTATGGACGGATGCTACTATTGTTTTACAATGGATTCGAGAGCATCCATCGAAATGGAAAACTTACGTTGCAAACAGAGTTGCAGAAATTCAAGATGTGACACCTACTGAATATTGGCATCATGTTCCCACAAAGGATAATCCAGCTGATTTAGCTTCGCGGGGAATAACAACCAGGCAAATCCTTGATTGTGATCTATGGTGGCATGGACCTGAATGGCTTAGCCAAAATCAAACCCAATGGCCAAGAAATCCAATTCAACTCGAAGGAACAACCTTAGAAGCCAAGGCACCATCTATAAACACATTACTTTCAACGTCTTCAAGCGACTGGTTGCCAAAGTATTCATCATACACTAAACTTGTCAGAGTAATAGCTACGGTATTGCGATTCGTCGAAAATTGTCGCGACCGTGAAAATAAACGAACAAGTCCGTTATCCGTTAAGGAATTGAATGAATCAAGCACGCTGATCTTAAAAATGGTACAAATCTCAGCCTTTAAATCTGAGTTAGATATATTCAAGGCAGAAAAACCTCTATCCAAGAAAAGTCAGCTTATAACGCTTAGCCCATTCTTAGATGGAAATGGTTTGATCCGAGTTAGAGGTAGACTGGAAAACGCAGATGTTCCATATGATATGAAACACCCCATCATTTTACCACGAGATCATCACGTCTGTAACTTGATTATTGATAAGGCCCATAAGGAAACATTGCATGGAGGCACTTCATTGGTTCTTAACACTCTTCGCAATAATTTTTGGATCCTCGATGGAAAACGAGTCGTAACACGGGAAATTCATAAATGCGTTATATGTGCAAAACATCGAGCAGCAACAACGCAACAACTAATGGGAGCTTTGCCGGCACCTAGAGTTAACCTCACAAGACCCTTTACACATGTGGGTATTGATTACGCTGGACCCATACAACTTAAAATGTCCACTCACAGAAACGCAAAACATTACAAAGGATATTTTTGTATCTTCGTATGCATGGCAACCAAAGCTATACATATAGAGGTCGTATCAGATTTGACCTCAATGGCTTTCATAGCAGCTTTAAAAAGGTTCGTGTCTCGACGAGGATTATGCTCGGACATATATTCAGATTGCGGAACGAACTTTAAAGGTGGAAAGGTGAAATTGGATCGCGATCTAGAACAAGCCATCAAGGAAGCAGCTCCAAACATAGCAAATTATTTGTCAACCTTAAACATTAACTGGCATTTCAACCCACCTGCCGCTCCACATCACGGAGGATTATGGGAAGCAGGTGTAAAATCCATCAAATATCATTTACGTCGTGTGCTAGGCACAACGGTTTGCACATTTGAAGAACTCGCGACATTGCTTGCTCAAATTGAAGCATGTCTAAACTCAAGACCCTTATGTGCATTGAGAAATGATATTGATGATCTGGCGGTTCTAACCCCAGGTCACTTCCTCATCGGTCAGGCTTTAAATGCAATCCCTGAACCTGACCTAACAGCATCAAACTCTTCGTTCAACCAAAGATGGAAACATGTCCAACAAATGAatcaacatttttggaaaagatgGTCAACGGAATATTTAAACCGTCTCCAACAACGCCCTAAATGGCTAACCAACGAACAAAGCCTTAAGGTTGGAGATGTTGTCCTAATAAAGGATGAAAACACTCCACCGACTGCTTGGCCTTTAGGGATAatacaaatgattcatcctggaAAGGATGGATTGGTACGAGTTGTAACGGTTCGAACAAGATTCAGTACTTGTCAAAGACCCATTGTAAAAATTTGTCGTTTGCCGATCGACCAAGTCGAAACTATTACGACAACATGA